A single genomic interval of Paracoccus contaminans harbors:
- a CDS encoding CCA tRNA nucleotidyltransferase yields MNAVLPGSVTAHPPLRRVLAALSPARALIVGGAVRNALLGEPVEDIDIATDALPERVIALAGAAGLRTVPTGIAHGTVTVITDGEGFEVTTFRRDVQTDGRRAVVAFSDRIEDDAARRDFTMNALYADADGQVIDPVGGLPDLAARRLRFVGDPDRRIAEDYLRILRFFRFHARHGRPGAADPEALAACARGRAGLAQLSRERVGAEMRKLLDAPDPAEALALMDRSGVLEAVLPGADAARAAALVAAEPGLCPGPPDISMQKNGRWPLRLAALGAPDAAQRLRLSRDEARVQDELRFAGPLAEAAYRLGARRAGQIALLRAARGEAPRDDWREQIALAAGQRMPVCAADLPALSGAALGRGLRAAEAAWIESGFVMPAPALIDIAMLAGET; encoded by the coding sequence ATGAACGCGGTCCTGCCCGGCAGCGTGACCGCGCATCCGCCGCTGCGCCGCGTCCTGGCGGCGCTTTCGCCCGCCCGCGCGTTGATCGTGGGGGGCGCGGTGCGCAACGCCCTGCTGGGCGAGCCGGTCGAGGATATCGACATCGCCACCGATGCCCTGCCCGAACGGGTCATCGCGCTGGCCGGGGCGGCGGGGCTGCGCACGGTTCCAACAGGGATCGCCCATGGCACCGTGACGGTGATCACCGATGGCGAGGGGTTCGAGGTGACAACCTTCCGCCGCGACGTGCAGACGGATGGCCGGCGCGCGGTCGTCGCCTTTTCGGACCGCATCGAGGATGATGCGGCGCGGCGCGATTTCACCATGAACGCGCTTTATGCCGATGCCGATGGGCAGGTGATCGACCCGGTCGGGGGGCTGCCCGATCTGGCTGCGCGGCGGCTGCGCTTCGTGGGCGATCCGGACCGGCGGATCGCCGAGGATTACCTGCGCATCCTGCGGTTCTTCCGCTTTCATGCCCGCCATGGCCGCCCCGGCGCGGCCGATCCCGAGGCGCTGGCCGCCTGCGCGCGGGGCCGGGCAGGGCTGGCGCAGCTGTCGCGCGAGCGCGTGGGGGCCGAGATGCGCAAGCTGCTGGACGCCCCCGATCCTGCCGAGGCGCTGGCGCTGATGGACCGTTCCGGGGTGCTGGAGGCGGTGCTGCCCGGCGCCGATGCGGCGCGGGCCGCGGCCCTCGTCGCGGCGGAACCGGGGCTTTGCCCCGGACCCCCGGATATTTCCATGCAGAAGAACGGGCGCTGGCCCCTGCGCCTGGCTGCCCTTGGCGCGCCCGATGCGGCGCAGCGCCTGCGCCTGTCGCGGGACGAGGCGCGGGTTCAGGACGAGCTGCGCTTTGCCGGGCCGCTGGCCGAGGCCGCCTATCGTCTGGGCGCCCGGCGCGCCGGGCAGATCGCGCTGCTGCGCGCGGCGCGGGGCGAGGCGCCGCGGGATGACTGGCGCGAGCAGATTGCCCTTGCCGCCGGCCAGCGGATGCCGGTTTGCGCAGCCGACCTGCCGGCGCTGTCGGGCGCGGCGCTGGG
- a CDS encoding NUDIX hydrolase yields the protein MAWRPAGVLAAFHADGRLVLTKRASGLRHHPGQIALPGGKVDPGDADETAAALREAREEIGLDPAQVEVLGTLPPHRTVTGFAMTPVLALIRGDFTPRPEPGEVEEAFTVPFAHVADPAHYRLERRLWRGDWRSYHVAPWGPYYIWGATARVLLSLARRLGA from the coding sequence ATGGCCTGGCGTCCGGCGGGCGTGCTGGCCGCGTTCCATGCGGACGGACGGCTGGTGCTGACCAAGCGGGCCAGCGGCCTGCGCCATCATCCCGGCCAGATCGCCCTGCCGGGGGGCAAGGTCGATCCGGGCGATGCGGACGAAACCGCCGCCGCGCTGCGCGAGGCGCGCGAGGAGATCGGGCTGGACCCCGCGCAGGTCGAGGTGCTGGGCACCCTGCCGCCCCATCGCACCGTCACCGGCTTTGCGATGACCCCGGTGCTGGCACTGATCCGCGGCGATTTCACGCCCCGTCCCGAACCCGGCGAGGTCGAGGAGGCGTTCACCGTCCCCTTTGCCCATGTCGCCGATCCGGCCCATTACCGGCTGGAACGGCGGCTGTGGCGCGGGGACTGGCGCAGCTATCACGTGGCGCCCTGGGGCCCCTATTACATCTGGGGCGCCACCGCGCGGGTGCTGCTGTCCCTGGCGCGGCGGCTGGGGGCATGA